A stretch of Physeter macrocephalus isolate SW-GA chromosome 6, ASM283717v5, whole genome shotgun sequence DNA encodes these proteins:
- the NEUROD4 gene encoding neurogenic differentiation factor 4 yields the protein MFTGTNHCCFLFQSLEMAKTYVKPKEMTELVNTPSWMDKGPASQNEIKEEERRPAAYGMLGSLAEEHDSIEEEEEEEEDGEKPKRRGPKKKKMTKARLERFRARRVKANARERTRMHGLNDALDNLRRVMPCYSKTQKLSKIETLRLARNYIWALSEVLETGQTPEGKGFVEMLCKGLSQPTSNLVAGCLQLGSQSVLLEKCEEKSPICDSAISVHNFNYQSPGLPSPPYGHMETHLINLKPPVFKSLGESSFGSHPPDCSTPPYEGPLTPPLSISGNFSLKQDASPDLDKSYSFMPHYPSASLSSGHVHSTPFQAGTPRYDVPIDMSYDSYPHHGIGAQLNTIFTD from the coding sequence ATGTTCACAGGCACTAACCattgctgtttccttttccagagTCTGGAAATGGCAAAAACTTATGTGAAACCCAAGGAGATGACAGAGTTGGTCAACACACCATCTTGGATGGACAAAGGTCCGGCTTCTCAGAATGAgataaaggaggaggagagaagaccaGCTGCTTATGGGATGCTTGGCAGCTTAGCTGAAGAGCATGACAGtattgaggaggaagaagaggaggaagaagatgggGAGAAGCCTAAGAGAAGAGGtcccaagaaaaagaagatgacGAAAGCTCGCCTTGAGAGATTCAGGGCTCGAAGAGTCAAGGCTAATGCTAGGGAACGGACCCGGATGCACGGCCTGAACGATGCCCTGGACAACCTGAGGAGGGTCATGCCTTGCTACTCTAAGACCCAAAAGCTCTCCAAGATAGAGACTCTTAGACTGGCCAGGAACTATATTTGGGCGTTGTCTGAGGTCCTAGAAACTGGACAGACACCTGAAGGGAAAGGCTTTGTGGAGATGCTCTGTAAAGGGCTCTCTCAGCCCACAAGCAACCTGGTGGCTGGATGCCTCCAGTTGGGCTCTCAGTCTGTCCTCCTGGAGAAGTGTGAGGAGAAATCTCCTATTTGTGACTCTGCCATCTCTGTCCACAACTTCAACTATCAGTctcctgggctccccagccctccTTATGGCCATATGGAAACACATCTTATTAATCTCAAACCCCCAGTATTCAAGAGTTTGGGAGAATCATCCTTTGGGAGCCACCCACCTGACTGCAGTACACCACCTTATGAGGGCCCACTTACTCCACCCCTGAGCATCAGTGGGAACTTCTCCTTGAAGCAAGATGCCTCCCCTGACCTGGATAAATCCTACAGTTTCATGCCACATTACCCCTCTGCTAGTCTAAGCTCAGGGCATGTACATTCAACTCCCTTTCAGGCTGGTACCCCCCGCTATGATGTTCCCATAGATATGTCCTATGATTCGTACCCCCATCATGGCATTGGGGCCCAACTCAATACAATCTTCACTGATTAG